In the genome of Phacochoerus africanus isolate WHEZ1 chromosome 10, ROS_Pafr_v1, whole genome shotgun sequence, one region contains:
- the LOC125137356 gene encoding prefoldin subunit 4-like, producing MEATRKQVTEEYVSVTFEDQQKVNRFAWNTSRITELKDEIEVKKQLQNLEDACEDIMLANNDYLMIPYRIGDVFISHSQEETQELLEEAKKNLQEEIDALESRVESIQ from the coding sequence ATGGAAGCCACCAGGAAGCAGGTGACTGAGGAATATGTCAGTGTTACTTTTGAAGATCAACAAAAGGTAAACAGATTTGCATGGAATACAAGTAGAATCACAGAGCTGAAGGACGAAATAGAAGTAAAAAAACAACTCCAAAATTTAGAAGATGCTTGTGAGGACATTATGCTTGCCAATAACGACTACTTAATGATACCTTACCGGATTGGTGATGTTTTCATTAGCCACTCTCAAGAAGAAACTCAAGAATTGTtagaagaagcaaagaaaaatttgCAAGAAGAAATTGATGCCTTAGAATCCAGAGTGGAATCAATTCAGTGA